A region from the Melioribacter roseus P3M-2 genome encodes:
- a CDS encoding TusE/DsrC/DsvC family sulfur relay protein, which translates to MTTIEILGKQLEVDADGNLANLSDWNEEVAKELAKMEGINELTERHWAVINFMRKEYQEKGDAPSIRRLTKESGVSTKELYELFPNGPAKKAAKIAGLPKPKGCI; encoded by the coding sequence ATGACAACTATCGAAATATTGGGCAAGCAGCTCGAAGTCGACGCCGACGGCAATCTTGCCAATTTATCGGATTGGAACGAAGAAGTGGCTAAAGAGCTCGCAAAAATGGAAGGTATTAACGAACTGACCGAACGCCATTGGGCGGTAATTAATTTTATGAGAAAAGAATATCAGGAAAAAGGCGACGCTCCTTCAATCAGAAGACTTACCAAAGAAAGCGGCGTTAGCACAAAAGAACTCTATGAACTTTTTCCGAACGGTCCGGCTAAAAAAGCCGCTAAGATTGCCGGACTTCCAAAGCCCAAAGGCTGTATTTAA
- a CDS encoding SOS response-associated peptidase translates to MCYGFETKIEAAILIRKLLEKKYNIEAKELDESFKKTNIRPNDKILCVYKEGNKLQISLVKWGIKFGKDKPNIVNSRSETIKEKKFWNDLFTNNRCLVPMTSFYEWIEVDGRKVQHKIYIYNEEYFFVPGIMYRDKEDNLSVSIITTTPNEFIEPFHNRMPVLLELDEALQFMDESAKESLKRLKPYPHSIKMRKEIAVLPIRKKKSTEVKKIKLCIFGIQFRGNDGNIR, encoded by the coding sequence ATGTGCTACGGTTTCGAAACAAAAATAGAAGCGGCTATTCTGATAAGAAAACTGCTCGAAAAAAAATATAACATCGAGGCTAAAGAACTCGATGAATCTTTCAAGAAAACCAATATCCGTCCGAACGACAAAATTCTTTGCGTCTATAAAGAAGGAAACAAACTCCAGATAAGTCTCGTCAAATGGGGAATCAAATTCGGCAAGGACAAGCCGAACATAGTAAATTCGAGAAGCGAAACAATCAAAGAAAAGAAATTCTGGAACGATTTGTTTACCAATAACCGTTGTCTCGTTCCAATGACAAGTTTCTACGAATGGATCGAAGTCGACGGCAGAAAAGTTCAACATAAAATTTATATTTATAACGAAGAATACTTTTTCGTGCCGGGAATAATGTATCGAGACAAAGAGGACAATCTTTCCGTTTCGATAATCACAACGACGCCGAACGAATTTATCGAGCCGTTCCACAATCGTATGCCCGTGCTTCTGGAACTCGACGAAGCCCTTCAATTTATGGACGAGTCCGCAAAAGAATCTCTAAAAAGACTTAAGCCGTATCCCCATTCAATTAAAATGAGAAAAGAAATCGCCGTTTTGCCGATACGAAAAAAGAAATCAACCGAAGTAAAAAAGATTAAACTTTGTATATTTGGAATCCAATTTCGAGGAAACGATGGAAATATACGATAA
- a CDS encoding PAS domain-containing sensor histidine kinase, with product MSGCAVQKSRKIENIETKLKQHEKRTRLLLKTLCGISYQFDIVENRLVYFEGESIKITGYPARDFISGKIKWNELLCPQDKEIFTEEAEKLRTRKKHTADRIYRIKHKNGSVRWIRDIAEITVFGNHKVINGILYDVTEQIKLKNNLIKAEFSYRSAIDNSPNIIFTVGKNLRFTYLNHAAQAVFGNAEETKSKKATDFILPPIIIEGKEYGKSYMKKIVSEVFEGRTFSDIELKYKSGVKGELITVTRIYPEFTHDKKTYACVFASTDITDRKKQEEKLRAIEKSIEFSHDPIFWVNSKGNIIYANESACRKLGYSKNELLSMSVFDIDPHLKRKEWKEHWKKSINKKYYTFETQHKNRKGEIIPVEISVTSFEYKGETIHSDFARDISDRKKYEIELIKAKEKAEHSEKLKSAFLAQMSHEIRSPLHRILGYVSILKDFIAENLPEKTNQTDEYFHGVELASNRLIRTIDSILNMSELQTRSYEPVFKKFDLNDRLILLYNEYHNFARVKNLEFKLERKTKETQITGDDYSIVQIFANLIDNAIKYTEKGGVKIVIGRNKNRRLFVEVSDTGIGISDEFREELFKPFMQEEHGYTRKYEGSGLGLALVKNYCRINKAAITVKSGKNKGSVFRVTFKGGDYLVDLDTT from the coding sequence ATGAGCGGGTGTGCCGTGCAGAAATCGAGAAAAATCGAAAATATCGAAACGAAATTGAAACAGCACGAGAAGAGAACCCGTCTTCTGCTTAAAACCCTCTGCGGTATTTCGTATCAGTTCGACATTGTCGAAAACCGGCTTGTTTATTTCGAGGGAGAATCGATAAAAATTACCGGCTATCCGGCGAGGGATTTTATATCGGGAAAAATCAAATGGAACGAACTTCTATGCCCGCAGGATAAGGAAATATTTACTGAGGAAGCGGAAAAGTTAAGAACCAGGAAAAAACATACAGCCGACCGTATCTACAGAATTAAACACAAAAACGGGTCTGTCAGATGGATAAGGGATATAGCCGAAATTACCGTCTTCGGGAACCATAAGGTGATAAACGGCATTCTGTACGACGTTACGGAACAAATAAAATTGAAAAATAATTTGATAAAAGCGGAATTCAGCTACCGAAGCGCAATCGACAATTCCCCGAATATTATTTTTACCGTCGGAAAAAATCTCAGGTTTACTTATCTGAATCATGCCGCTCAAGCGGTATTCGGAAATGCGGAAGAGACGAAATCGAAAAAGGCGACCGATTTTATTTTACCTCCGATTATCATCGAAGGCAAAGAATACGGCAAAAGTTATATGAAAAAGATTGTGAGCGAGGTTTTTGAAGGCAGGACGTTTTCCGATATAGAGCTTAAATATAAAAGCGGCGTAAAAGGAGAATTAATAACGGTCACGAGAATCTATCCCGAATTTACACACGACAAAAAAACTTATGCTTGCGTTTTTGCCAGTACGGATATTACCGACCGGAAAAAGCAGGAGGAAAAACTCCGCGCAATCGAAAAATCGATAGAATTTTCGCACGACCCGATTTTCTGGGTAAATTCAAAAGGGAATATTATTTATGCAAACGAATCGGCTTGCAGAAAACTCGGATATTCAAAAAACGAGCTTCTTTCGATGTCGGTGTTTGATATCGATCCGCATCTTAAGCGGAAAGAATGGAAAGAACATTGGAAAAAGTCTATAAATAAAAAGTACTATACCTTTGAAACCCAACACAAGAACAGAAAAGGCGAAATAATACCGGTTGAAATTTCGGTTACATCGTTTGAATACAAGGGAGAAACAATACATTCCGATTTTGCAAGAGATATAAGCGACAGGAAGAAATACGAAATCGAATTAATCAAAGCGAAGGAGAAAGCCGAACATTCCGAAAAATTGAAGTCGGCGTTTCTGGCGCAGATGTCGCACGAAATCCGCTCGCCGTTACACAGAATTCTCGGTTATGTTTCGATTCTGAAGGATTTTATTGCCGAGAACCTGCCTGAAAAAACAAACCAAACCGACGAATACTTTCACGGCGTTGAACTCGCCAGCAATCGCTTAATTCGCACCATCGATTCGATCCTGAATATGTCGGAATTGCAAACCCGTTCGTACGAGCCGGTCTTTAAAAAGTTCGACCTCAACGACAGGCTGATATTGCTTTACAACGAGTATCATAACTTTGCCAGAGTGAAGAATCTGGAATTCAAACTCGAAAGAAAGACAAAAGAGACGCAAATAACCGGCGACGATTACAGTATTGTGCAAATCTTTGCCAATCTGATTGACAATGCAATAAAATATACGGAAAAAGGGGGCGTAAAAATTGTGATCGGCAGGAATAAAAACCGGCGTCTGTTCGTGGAAGTTAGCGATACGGGTATCGGAATTTCGGATGAATTTCGAGAAGAACTTTTCAAACCGTTTATGCAGGAAGAACACGGCTATACGAGAAAATACGAAGGGAGCGGTCTCGGGCTTGCTCTGGTGAAAAATTATTGCAGAATCAACAAAGCGGCAATTACGGTTAAGAGCGGTAAAAATAAAGGCTCTGTGTTCCGGGTTACTTTTAAAGGCGGCGATTATTTGGTTGACCTCGATACTACTTAG
- a CDS encoding phage terminase large subunit family protein, producing MENNNKEKKDEELFNPRCPSCKSSVTLILDPKRYNRRDAEWLCQVCGKIFSPEEKNNSRDKLR from the coding sequence GTGGAGAATAATAATAAAGAAAAAAAAGATGAAGAACTGTTTAATCCCCGTTGTCCTTCGTGCAAATCATCGGTCACATTGATACTCGATCCGAAAAGATACAACCGGCGCGACGCCGAATGGCTCTGCCAGGTATGCGGAAAAATTTTCTCGCCAGAAGAAAAAAATAATTCTCGAGATAAATTGCGTTAA
- a CDS encoding DUF4386 domain-containing protein, whose protein sequence is MGKGNKSRYIKYAKVAGALYLVIIAAGLFSEFFVRSKIILKDSVATVENITLFQSLYRAGFVADTLMVTADIIIAILFYIIFRKVNKYLSLTAAVFRLTQALLICVSLLFYFAPLIMLDSINPEIHETITPGLFIELHAYGYDFGLIFFGASNLILGYLIVKSGIIPVILGYGLSTAAVVYILGSFIRFLFPDIFFLIQPLYLIPLIAELSVGIWLLFKGVDMNNLSSL, encoded by the coding sequence ATGGGTAAGGGGAATAAATCGCGTTATATTAAATATGCAAAAGTTGCCGGAGCGCTTTATCTTGTAATAATAGCTGCGGGTCTTTTCAGCGAATTCTTTGTAAGATCCAAAATTATTTTGAAGGACTCCGTTGCGACGGTCGAAAATATAACTTTATTTCAGTCATTATATCGCGCCGGTTTTGTTGCGGATACTTTAATGGTAACCGCCGATATTATTATCGCAATTCTTTTTTACATTATCTTCAGGAAAGTAAATAAATATCTTTCTCTTACCGCTGCGGTATTCAGATTGACTCAGGCATTATTAATATGCGTCAGTCTACTGTTTTATTTTGCGCCGTTGATTATGCTCGACAGTATAAATCCTGAAATCCACGAAACAATAACGCCGGGTCTTTTTATCGAACTTCATGCTTACGGATACGACTTCGGATTGATTTTCTTTGGAGCGTCGAATTTGATTCTGGGATATTTGATTGTAAAGTCGGGAATAATTCCCGTAATCTTGGGTTACGGTTTATCAACCGCCGCCGTAGTCTATATACTCGGAAGTTTCATACGGTTTTTATTTCCCGATATTTTTTTTCTTATACAACCGCTCTATCTCATTCCGTTGATCGCTGAGTTGTCGGTGGGAATTTGGCTGCTCTTCAAAGGAGTCGACATGAACAATCTTTCTTCTTTATAG
- a CDS encoding OmpP1/FadL family transporter, giving the protein MKKLTAILTAVLMIAFTAVPLKANGLSLNSVGTRALGMGGAFVGLANDGSAIYWNPAGLAGLDSRVYLYGTFIMPNGYYKNGPIDASLVNNVYPAPGLFVNYSLDDMALGLGVYVPAGIGAEWNTSEFGYPSQANLELMSQIGVINISPAFAYQVSENLSLGVAVNISYAMFDMKQPVMQDVNGDGIPEFFQYDESSDGLGFGATFGLKYNFNPELSFGATVRLASKVSMSGTAKNNLFPVLPNLPPAVMPGPGESDFDRDVTWPLWISGGFAYKPNDKLTLVLDAQFSQWSELDELVTEYNDAYWKLAMSVDDGNKFILKWEDKVQIRAGAEYQFSPCFTGRIGYYYDPAPAPDETVNILFPSSTNHVLTGGLTYSMGKIQLEAAAEYLFGAERDITQGSHNMGGKHLLNVFSFSVGVGYNL; this is encoded by the coding sequence ATGAAAAAATTAACCGCTATTCTGACTGCAGTATTAATGATAGCATTTACGGCAGTCCCATTAAAAGCAAACGGATTGAGTCTTAACAGCGTCGGTACCCGAGCGCTCGGCATGGGAGGCGCATTTGTAGGTTTGGCTAACGACGGTTCGGCTATTTATTGGAATCCCGCAGGTCTGGCAGGATTGGATTCGAGAGTTTATTTGTACGGTACGTTCATTATGCCGAACGGTTATTACAAGAACGGACCTATCGACGCGTCTCTGGTCAATAACGTTTATCCCGCCCCCGGTTTGTTTGTGAATTATTCGCTCGACGATATGGCTTTAGGACTCGGAGTTTATGTGCCTGCCGGCATCGGAGCCGAATGGAATACTTCCGAATTCGGTTATCCTTCGCAGGCTAACTTAGAACTGATGTCGCAAATCGGAGTGATAAACATATCTCCGGCGTTTGCTTATCAGGTTTCCGAAAATCTCTCTCTGGGCGTTGCCGTTAATATTTCGTATGCGATGTTCGATATGAAACAGCCGGTTATGCAGGATGTAAACGGGGACGGTATTCCCGAGTTTTTCCAGTACGACGAATCGTCGGACGGACTCGGATTCGGAGCTACTTTCGGATTAAAATATAATTTCAATCCCGAACTCTCTTTCGGAGCCACGGTACGATTGGCGTCGAAAGTATCGATGAGCGGAACGGCGAAGAATAATCTGTTTCCGGTATTGCCCAACTTACCGCCGGCTGTGATGCCCGGACCCGGCGAAAGCGATTTCGACAGAGACGTTACCTGGCCGCTCTGGATTTCCGGCGGGTTTGCTTACAAACCGAACGATAAACTTACGTTGGTTCTCGACGCTCAATTCAGCCAATGGTCGGAACTCGACGAACTCGTTACTGAATATAACGACGCTTACTGGAAACTTGCAATGAGCGTAGACGACGGAAATAAATTCATACTCAAATGGGAAGACAAAGTACAGATTCGCGCAGGCGCCGAATATCAATTTTCTCCTTGTTTCACGGGCAGAATCGGCTACTACTACGACCCGGCTCCGGCTCCGGACGAAACAGTCAATATTCTCTTCCCGTCTTCCACCAATCACGTTCTAACGGGCGGATTGACTTATTCAATGGGAAAAATTCAACTTGAAGCAGCCGCAGAGTATCTCTTCGGCGCAGAAAGAGATATTACTCAAGGATCTCACAACATGGGCGGAAAACACCTGCTCAATGTTTTCAGCTTCAGCGTAGGCGTCGGATACAATTTATAA
- a CDS encoding DUF1641 domain-containing protein, producing the protein MEETKIQNQIDELNRKLDIILEEIELQRRHRREMEDLKDDLMRVGADLYKTAVEELDEISDSFSSADLLHLGKKLLRNVNTINKAVEQLESIKDFFEDFAPISREGIIDLMNKLDEYDRKGYFDFMRESRKILDNIVTSFSPEDVRALADNIVMILDTIKNLTQPEMLNTLNNVVNVYKNLNITVKEDVSLFSLLREMNDPQVKRGLAFGIEFLKNIANQPEELNSNTKQ; encoded by the coding sequence ATGGAAGAAACAAAAATTCAAAATCAGATAGACGAGTTGAACCGGAAGCTCGATATTATACTCGAAGAAATCGAACTGCAGCGCCGCCACAGGAGAGAAATGGAAGACCTTAAAGACGATCTGATGCGAGTGGGTGCCGATCTCTACAAAACGGCGGTTGAAGAACTCGACGAGATAAGCGACTCCTTCAGCTCAGCCGATTTACTCCACCTCGGTAAAAAGCTTCTAAGGAACGTAAACACAATCAATAAAGCGGTCGAACAGCTCGAGAGCATTAAAGATTTCTTCGAAGATTTTGCGCCGATCTCGCGAGAAGGCATAATCGATTTGATGAACAAACTCGACGAGTACGACAGAAAAGGGTATTTCGACTTTATGAGAGAATCAAGAAAAATTCTCGATAATATTGTTACTTCATTCTCGCCGGAAGACGTAAGAGCCCTGGCGGACAATATTGTAATGATTCTCGATACAATTAAAAATCTTACTCAGCCGGAAATGCTAAACACTCTCAACAACGTGGTTAACGTATACAAAAATCTCAATATAACGGTTAAAGAAGACGTTTCGTTGTTTTCTCTTCTGAGAGAAATGAACGACCCCCAAGTTAAAAGAGGATTGGCATTCGGAATCGAATTTCTTAAAAATATTGCAAATCAACCGGAAGAATTAAACTCAAACACAAAACAATAA
- a CDS encoding IS110 family transposase, with amino-acid sequence MQQNFYLGIDVSRGYADFIILDENKKVVEDNFQLDDTFDGHNKLYKILSGFLAKYPASNILAAVESTGGYENNWLKFLSACQSKLQLSVARINPFGVSYNSKATLNRIITDKQSARNVAEYLISHPEKVQYNNQDYYASVRRQWTFIKMLTKQKVQLLNQLESLLYIANPEVLQYCSNKMNLWTLKLLRKYPTAKELAKARLSSVCKIPYITESLANDLINNARKSVASSDDKTTAEVIIALVEQILQLRKLIVLQTKQLQASCNIAEVELLKSFKGIGTYSAVGLMIEILSVERFSSSKKLASFFGVHPVFKQSGDGLSGFKMSKRGRKQPRELLFNIARFATVHNPYIKEIYAMHLQKGMPKMAALGAVMYKILRIVYGMLKHNRQYDPEVDRANRAKHKDNINKAKEDYTRRYQPMDITAPVSRRQLKKRKQKEQSQILKPLDADPLKAGFTGSDSHCFPEET; translated from the coding sequence ATGCAACAAAACTTTTATCTCGGTATTGATGTCAGCAGAGGATATGCTGATTTTATTATCCTTGACGAAAATAAAAAAGTTGTTGAAGATAATTTTCAGCTTGATGATACCTTTGACGGACACAATAAGTTATACAAAATTCTATCTGGCTTTTTGGCCAAGTATCCCGCCTCAAATATCCTTGCAGCAGTTGAATCAACCGGAGGATATGAAAATAACTGGCTTAAGTTTCTTAGCGCTTGCCAGAGTAAACTTCAGTTATCTGTAGCACGAATAAATCCTTTTGGTGTGAGCTACAACAGCAAAGCGACACTAAACAGGATAATTACTGATAAACAAAGTGCACGTAATGTTGCTGAGTATCTGATAAGTCATCCGGAAAAAGTTCAGTATAACAATCAGGATTATTACGCTTCAGTAAGAAGACAATGGACATTTATCAAGATGCTGACAAAACAGAAAGTCCAGCTTCTTAATCAACTGGAATCATTGTTATACATAGCAAATCCTGAAGTTCTACAATACTGCAGCAACAAAATGAATCTCTGGACACTGAAGTTACTAAGGAAATATCCAACTGCTAAAGAACTTGCCAAAGCAAGATTGTCTTCGGTTTGTAAGATACCTTACATAACAGAATCACTTGCAAATGACTTAATCAACAATGCCCGGAAGTCAGTTGCCTCAAGTGATGATAAGACTACTGCTGAAGTAATAATAGCTTTGGTAGAACAGATACTTCAGCTAAGAAAACTGATTGTTCTGCAAACAAAACAACTTCAAGCCAGTTGCAATATTGCTGAAGTTGAACTGTTAAAAAGCTTCAAGGGAATTGGGACATATTCGGCTGTTGGACTTATGATAGAAATTCTTTCTGTTGAAAGATTTTCTTCTTCAAAAAAACTTGCAAGCTTCTTTGGTGTTCACCCTGTATTCAAGCAAAGCGGAGATGGACTCTCGGGTTTTAAGATGAGTAAGCGAGGAAGAAAACAGCCCAGAGAGTTATTGTTTAACATTGCTCGTTTTGCTACTGTGCATAATCCTTACATAAAGGAAATCTATGCAATGCATCTTCAAAAAGGTATGCCTAAGATGGCTGCATTGGGCGCTGTAATGTATAAGATACTAAGAATCGTTTATGGTATGCTTAAACATAACAGACAATATGATCCTGAAGTTGACAGAGCAAACAGAGCAAAACATAAAGACAACATCAATAAAGCCAAAGAAGATTACACAAGAAGATATCAGCCGATGGATATAACAGCTCCTGTTTCCAGAAGGCAACTTAAAAAGAGAAAACAGAAAGAGCAGTCCCAAATATTAAAACCGCTTGATGCGGACCCGCTCAAAGCGGGTTTTACGGGATCAGACTCTCACTGTTTTCCTGAGGAAACTTAA
- the trmB gene encoding tRNA (guanosine(46)-N7)-methyltransferase TrmB, with the protein MPRRKLKKLLEVRTFENVFDAKAENVEEELRRYLNNTERVALELGCGQADYSINLALLRPDKYFIGIDRKAARIWNASKNAEASGVKNAAFLISYIERLDEIFKTMKAEEIWITFPDPYPRRGSMKKRLTHPRFLEVYKKITAPGAIINLKTDDETLYEYTLSVIEEEKLKLIKAAGDLYAEENLSEEEKIRTKYEKMHLAEGKKIKLLRFSLD; encoded by the coding sequence ATGCCTAGAAGAAAATTAAAAAAACTGCTCGAAGTAAGAACGTTTGAAAACGTCTTCGACGCCAAAGCGGAAAACGTAGAAGAAGAATTGCGCCGTTATTTAAATAATACGGAGAGAGTCGCTCTGGAACTCGGTTGCGGACAGGCGGATTATTCGATCAATCTTGCGCTGCTTCGCCCCGACAAATATTTTATCGGAATCGACCGGAAAGCCGCGCGCATCTGGAACGCGTCGAAAAACGCAGAGGCAAGCGGAGTAAAAAACGCAGCGTTCCTGATTTCATACATCGAGCGACTCGACGAAATATTCAAAACAATGAAAGCCGAAGAAATCTGGATTACGTTTCCCGACCCGTATCCGCGGCGGGGCAGTATGAAAAAACGGTTGACGCATCCGCGCTTTCTCGAAGTTTATAAAAAGATTACCGCTCCCGGCGCCATAATAAATTTGAAAACCGACGACGAAACTCTCTACGAATATACGCTTTCTGTAATAGAAGAAGAAAAATTGAAATTAATCAAAGCCGCGGGCGACCTCTACGCGGAAGAAAATTTGAGCGAAGAAGAGAAAATACGCACAAAGTACGAAAAGATGCACCTTGCCGAAGGCAAAAAGATAAAACTCTTGCGATTCAGCCTCGACTAA
- the prfA gene encoding peptide chain release factor 1, which translates to MYDKLKSIREKFEEINTKLTDPDVLSDQKKVISLSKERRELEEIVAAFSEYEKVLKEINGNKEIIETSSDKELVEFAEVELKDLSKKLEELEEKIKVLLIPKDPNDDKDVIVEIRAGTGGEEAGLFAADLYRMYSRYAEKRGWQKELIDISDTGLGGIKEVVFSLSGTNVFGDMKFESGVHRVQRVPETEASGRIHTSAASVVVLPEVEDVDVEIDPNDLRIDAYRSGGAGGQNVNKVETAIRITHLPTGLVVQCQDERSQLKNRQKAMKVLKARLYDMKMQEQMSEISAQRKLMVRKGDRSDKIRTYNFPQNRVTDHRIGLTLYNLDSIMEGDLDELIEKLKIADRAEKLNEASGGE; encoded by the coding sequence ATATACGATAAATTAAAATCGATACGTGAAAAGTTCGAAGAAATCAACACTAAACTTACCGACCCCGACGTATTATCGGACCAGAAGAAGGTTATTTCTCTCAGCAAAGAACGCCGCGAATTGGAAGAAATCGTAGCCGCTTTCAGTGAATACGAAAAAGTGCTCAAAGAAATCAACGGCAACAAAGAGATAATAGAAACTTCATCCGACAAAGAATTGGTAGAATTTGCAGAAGTCGAATTGAAAGATTTAAGCAAGAAGCTTGAAGAGCTCGAAGAGAAGATAAAAGTATTATTGATTCCGAAAGATCCGAACGACGACAAAGACGTTATTGTAGAAATAAGAGCCGGAACCGGCGGCGAAGAAGCCGGATTGTTTGCCGCCGATTTATACCGGATGTATTCGCGTTACGCCGAAAAACGCGGCTGGCAAAAGGAATTGATCGATATCAGCGACACCGGATTGGGCGGCATAAAAGAGGTTGTTTTTTCGCTCTCGGGCACAAACGTTTTCGGCGATATGAAATTCGAAAGCGGCGTACATCGCGTTCAACGCGTTCCGGAAACCGAGGCTAGCGGCAGAATCCATACATCGGCTGCTTCGGTGGTGGTTTTACCGGAAGTCGAGGACGTCGACGTCGAGATCGACCCGAACGACCTGCGTATCGACGCCTACAGAAGCGGCGGCGCCGGCGGTCAAAACGTTAATAAAGTCGAAACCGCCATCCGGATTACTCACCTTCCCACCGGATTGGTCGTTCAATGCCAGGACGAGCGTTCCCAGCTTAAGAACCGCCAGAAAGCAATGAAAGTATTAAAAGCCCGTTTGTACGACATGAAAATGCAGGAACAGATGTCGGAAATTTCAGCCCAGCGTAAACTGATGGTACGAAAAGGCGATCGCAGCGACAAAATAAGGACTTATAACTTCCCTCAAAACCGGGTTACCGACCACCGTATCGGATTGACTCTTTACAATCTCGATTCGATTATGGAAGGCGATCTCGACGAGCTGATTGAAAAACTAAAAATTGCAGACCGCGCCGAAAAACTGAACGAGGCGAGCGGTGGAGAATAA
- a CDS encoding DsrE/DsrF/DrsH-like family protein → MSEQLKKVSIVVSKGSLEGVYPGLIMANGARMEGIEANLFFTFFGLDAIIDKRMDKLKVATVGNPAMHIPSIIGILPGMSAFATRMMKKEMEKLDIPPVREFLEMIHDAGCNIYACKATVDMFHLKKEDFCEQVDDIITVGEFYEMSAGGEIIFT, encoded by the coding sequence ATGTCCGAACAACTTAAAAAAGTATCAATAGTGGTTTCCAAAGGATCCCTCGAGGGAGTTTATCCCGGGCTGATAATGGCCAACGGAGCGCGGATGGAAGGTATCGAAGCAAATTTATTCTTTACATTTTTCGGACTCGATGCGATTATCGACAAAAGAATGGATAAGCTGAAAGTAGCCACTGTCGGTAATCCGGCTATGCACATTCCGTCGATAATCGGAATACTGCCCGGCATGAGCGCCTTTGCAACCAGAATGATGAAAAAGGAGATGGAAAAACTCGACATTCCTCCCGTCAGAGAATTCCTCGAAATGATTCACGATGCCGGATGCAATATCTACGCATGCAAAGCTACAGTCGATATGTTTCATCTTAAGAAAGAGGATTTCTGCGAACAGGTAGACGACATTATAACAGTGGGCGAATTCTACGAGATGTCTGCCGGCGGCGAAATTATCTTTACATGA